AGGTCGATATTGTGTGTTCCCACGCACTAAAGATCTATGCCTCTTAATCTATTTTTGTATGTGTTATGGACATGCACACGGGTGTGTGTGGTATGCGTTCGTGGCGTCCTTGTACCCTGATAAAAAAAAACTTGATGATGCCAAGCTCATCACTGGATAAAGATCCCTGAACTTTACCCATACAAAGATGAAAATTGACACAACTGAATGACGATGTGGGGTGGGGGATTGACCAAAAAAAATATCTACGTGCTTTTCGAAGGGAAAAAAATATCGCTGACTGATCGTACATAATTGTCCATGCGATCTGTTTCAAATTTTATCCtttttatttaattttaaataAAAAAAGATTCTAACCCCTACAATCCCTTGGGAACCAGCTCTGATGGTGATCCCCTGGCTTGCAGCATATGGGGGTGGGGAGCAAGAAAAGGAAATGGGTTTAGTTGGGCCACACTGGGCTTGGTTGGTAGGCATATCGGGGAACTTTGATTTGATTCGCATGACAAGGACCTGTTTCCTTTACGAGCTGGTAATAGGACAAGACAACGGGGATCCGCCTGGGAACTGCCGAGCCCGGACGCATCCAATCCAACCGCTGCGCTCCACATTGCCATGCCGGGACCCACAGCAACGGCCCCTTTGTCCCTCTGTAACTGGTTCGCAGTTTCCGCACCCAGCACCCGTCCCGTGGACACTCCACTGCATCCACCACACCACCAGATCTGCCGTCCGCGCAGAGGACGAGAGGAATACTTCATCGCGATGGGGGCGGTGGTGACGGCGGTGATCGCGATCGCCGCGGTGGTGCTCGGCTGGATCACCATCGAGATGGCATGCAAGCCCTGCCTCGAGACCGGCCGACGCGCCATGGACCGCGCGCTCGACCCCAACCACGACCCGGACTCCCCCACCAACGCCGGCGGCGCCTCCGCCAACGAGCCGCTCCTCGCCGACCTCTCCGCCTCCACCGCGCCACCCGCAAAGGCCATCTGAATCtcgtcatctcccagagcgagcCAGAGGCGGACCACCCTTTTCCCCTCGCGTTGTAATATTGCTtctttctatgtcattttgtgttTATGAGTTTGCTATTAATATTAATGGTGTTTTGGTTATGAAACGACCACTGCTAGCAATATATAAACTACTTATTCAGACTTCCATATTTACAAGTGACGTTGCAACCTAGATTCTGGTGGGGATCCTATCTTTTTTTCTACACTAAATGCACACACAAAACTGTTAATTTTTGGGACAGATTTTTGGCCGGCTTAGAGAGAAAGAGATGTACAGATTGGTACCTATGCCACTATTCCTCTTCCTCCTCCATCGGCGTCTCGTTGCTACCTTCCACAGCATCCTCCTCCATGGCATTGCCATT
This portion of the Zea mays cultivar B73 chromosome 2, Zm-B73-REFERENCE-NAM-5.0, whole genome shotgun sequence genome encodes:
- the LOC100381352 gene encoding uncharacterized protein yields the protein MPGPTATAPLSLCNWFAVSAPSTRPVDTPLHPPHHQICRPRRGREEYFIAMGAVVTAVIAIAAVVLGWITIEMACKPCLETGRRAMDRALDPNHDPDSPTNAGGASANEPLLADLSASTAPPAKAI